TTTCGATTGTaaacatgtttctttttttgacaCTTGTTTGCCTTCTATCAACTTGGTAGTCACCAATTTCTTAGAAAAATGCTATAAAAATGAACTCTGTTTctactattattatttcaaaCAACTAACTTATAGAAAGCAAATGTAATAATTCATACCATTGACTATGTTGAACATCTTTTCAAGAAGAGCTTCACACTGTTCAGACCAACTGTATCTTTGAACAAAGGAGCCACGCATAGCCTTAACCTCATCAAGACGTGACTCTCTGTCTTTTTTCAAGATGCCCTTAATAGCAGATGTCCATACACTgggatcttcagagtcaatgacACATGAAGAGCCAAATTTTATACGGCTTAAAGCTTCTCCAAAGCCAGAGTTCTTGCTGGCGATTACGGGAAGCCCAGCTGACAGAGCAGCTAGACCTGTAAAGCCAAACCCTTCCGTTCTTGATGGCATCAACACAAGGTCCACCTCACAAAATACTCGCTTAAGAGATTCCAGCTCCAAGTAACCTCTCACCCTAAGGCGGTTCTTAGGAATGCCAAAATCAAAAAGACGCTTGGCAATCTCCTCTTGTTTTCCGTGGGGTGCTCCAACAAAAAGTAGATGAGTATCAGGTAAGACAGAAATGGATCTTGCTGCAATATCAAATCCCTTCAGATCAAAATCTTCCACATCTCCAAGCCCAAACAACAAAATGCTGTAGAATCGTCTTTCATCAGGAACTTGTTGAACATTAGCAAAGTCGTCAAAAACGCCAGGAGTAAactcaaaaacactttttttgcAAAAGCGAAGGTATTTGCGAAATACTTCGGCCAACTTAGGTCCAACTCCTACAACAAGATCAGCCATATGACACAGCTCTACTTCAGTGTTGTGCTTTTGTTCTCCTGTTGAGACTGAATTCTCATCACATTTGAAAATTCCGAGTTCCTCTGGGTCTGTGTGCACAAACTGAACCCACTTGCATTTGTGAGATTTGCGGATAAATTGAGCCTGGTGACCAAGTTGCACTCCATGACCAACAACCACATCTATCTGCAGATCATCTGGCGGAAAGATAAGCCATTCCAACTCATCCAAACCCGGTCGTCTCACTGCCTCAAGAATAGAAATACCATGGCTGTGAGCTGCTTTCTTGTGCTCGTCTGAGCATTTACCAGTAGGCATAAATAAGGTGACCTTAACACAACAAAGTTTGGCTAATTGAATGGCCAGCTCTTTGTTCATGGCAGAGAGCCCTCCATTACTGGATTCCCACTCAGAAGCCAAAATGGTGACTTGCAGCATGTTGGAGCCATAAGTTTTATTATGTTCTTGACACTGAAAGCCATCAGGAACCTTGTTAACCAGGAAGGGTGGCATCTGCAACCAAAGTGTTCAAAAAGCctacgaaaaaaagaaattaaagcaTTTAATGTTGCTAAAGGAATGATGGAAAAGGTGGGAAATCGTGCCCCTTCTTATCAGTGAGAGAGGAGAAGTTTCACCACCAACATTCAAATAAATTGATTAATCAAGTAAggaaattttgaacaaaatagtGCTAGAATGTACTGGTATTGGCAAAAACAGCTGAAGTAGCAGAAAAAGCAACAGCAGTTACATTAGCTCAGGGTTGTAGTCACTGTGATGGCGCGCAGCAGTTTATGCGTCAGTAGTTGTAGTGGTGGTAGAAATGACAGAAACAGGATCAAGTCAGGGGCATAGATGAGATTTCTAAAGAGGGAGGCACAGCAACTTTCTGAATTCCCCCACCCCATACCCACCCTCCAAGTCATGAGGTGGGTAGGGCTCTTGACTAAATATTTCAGTGATAACCTTTTCTTTTGAATAAGAACATTCAACTTGAGTCTGTCACAAACACAAGTTAGCAGCTAAGCTAACTGGCTTATGAGAGAGGTTGCTCAGCTCTTTCCTTGCATCTGTGTTAAAATGAACATTATTTGTCAGGTTATTGTTTGTATTAGTATCAGCGTATCAAGTTCCAGTGCTGTGGGAAAAATTTCTGCACTGGTCCCTTCTTCATTATGCATGtatttttaataattgttaCTGGAGGTTACACATTCCAAGTATAATGCTGCAAGGAGTTGTAGGAGAGTGAAACATCATATAAAGAGCAAATGTACACAGAgattttgataataataataataataataacaataatcactttatttaagtctcattAGATTTTGCCGAGCACAAAATGAAtctcaacaaatcaaatcaaatcttgGTTTTtagtgagaggggaaaactagATTACCcaggaaaaacctctcagagccgagtagagaaccaacaaactcagtccACATTTAAAGATGGCGCTGGAAATTAAACCCAGGCCATGTTGGTGAGAGGCGAGTGCACTCACCACTCCACCAACCCTGCTCtctaaattaattttttagaaaaatctATTGGTTCAAATACCATTATTTTAGAATAGTGGATCACATGATGTTATTAATAAATGGATCGCATAAGATTATTGCAAGTTCTTAGTGACTGTAaatacaaaaaaggaaatattttacTCAGCAAATTTATTGAAAGCAGTGGTAGATCCGACATGTGAAAGACTGTTTTGAGGAGGGTTGAATGAAAGGCTCTTGAGACACACAGCTATCAGCAATTATGGACGAACACTCTGCCATTCTCTGTGTGAGCTTCATAGGCTTGTATCCCAACTTTGGACAACACCACCGCTCTAAGAGGTTCTTTAGTTCAAATGCCGATTGGGAACACACAAATGACGTCACCTGGCTGAAGCCATGGATGGTCTGCCTCGAAAGACGTATTGTTGTTTACGTATAACTTGTGCTACAAGGTTTTTCCTGACTTTGGTGAAGGAAAAGATAGCAAGGTCGCAGCTCCAATGCTTTGTTTCAATACCAGTTGCCCATTGAGGAGCAAATCCTTTTGAGCAAGCACAATATTCTTGGCCCAAGCGTGGTTTCTTCTGATAATGATTATTCCAAAGTCGTATTCAAGTTCATACAGAATTCTTAATTGAGAGCAATAAATCCTTATTAATTCATAAACCCCAGTTTTTCCCTGCTACCTTTTCAAGCCCTCCCTGTGCCTTCACACAGTTATAATTTGCATTGGATTTACAGTGATATTCATCTGAATCAAATTGAATTTTTGGATAGGCTTACGCCATCTTGAATTGTGAATGCATTTGATAGGTGCGATGTATAAACGTCGGAGTCAATGAGTCTTTTGCAAAAGTGAAGTCATATGTATATTTAAAGTATTGGGGGGTTGACAGCTCTGCGATCAAGTCAGGTTTCTCGCTATGATATGTTACGCACCAGTAACTTTAGGGATATTGGCTTGGAAAACAATTTGTGTTAGAAGAAAACTTAAATATATCGAGGAACTTCCTAACAGGATTGATCCAGTTAATTACATAAACATTTCAATTTCACGGTAAATGCAGCAGCGAGCGAAAGACTTGAGTTTGCGTAAGTTCCAAATGCAAAACGTCACCAAGTCGACAGCACTCAATTACAGGGGTCGTGTCATTCTGATACAACGATCAGCAAGCAGCGGTTGGCAGTTTATTCACTACAATCATTAGTTGTAACTATGCTAAAATCGACTTAGCATTTCGAATATCGCTATTATCCAGAGCATTTTTGCATATTCTGTCTCAGTTTCCGGGAAACGCTTGATCACATGACAGCGCCGACAAGCTAATGAAAAACACATTGCCTTCCTCCTGATACGTCACCGAAGACGTTTATTACCCTCATAAGTACTTCCAAAAGCTAATTATCTTAAATTGGGCACGACAATCGAAGCAGACAGTAAAAATGATTACCTTGGTGATCGTTTCTTCAGCGAATTTCTCGCCGCCAGCCGCGCACGCCTTGTCAATCCTTGTTAATATTCGTCAATAGACGTCTCGTCAAATAACAATATTGGTCGCAACAAGAACTGCAATCtttttggccagcgccacggatcgaaaACGCTTGGGTGGGACGGGGACGGTGGGGTGGGACGTCTTCTACTGGAAATCGACTGTTACGGAAATCCTTATAACAACCAGTTCTTCTGAGCCTGCGAGAATCCGCAAGAAACTATTGTCTTTTTATGAAACATTTTCGAAATCTGGTTTGTCGAACATGCAACGGaaacattattttgaaaaccCACCATTTAGATTTATTCGGGGAAAAGGCCAAGGTGGAAAAAGTATTAAGTGACTTTGAGAAAAAGAAGAGTAAGGTACAGTTCACATACAAACAGCTAACGACTTCTTTTTGATTAAttgattttcttgttgttacGGGGTTCATCATTAAACTTTCAAGTTAAAAATTTTTccttgaaacaattttgtttgggggggggggtaaaaaACAACTCGCTTTTAAGAACATTTCTCTTACATCTGTTCCTTGGTTACTCTTCGGCCCTTTTTTTGATGAGGGGGTAAACCTCCAGGGCTTTTAACATTGGTGTTATCTATTTGTCTTTACACTAAAACATTCCACAATTGTATGGTATGTATGAAGCAGTGAAAGGAAGATCAAAGTCCAAGTGTCACTATGTATTTACTTTGAAGTCACTTCAAATATTCCCCGCATGTGCATAATTTTCTCAACTGGTCCAACAGAACAAGGGACAGCCCATCAATCTACTGGAGCCACTTCATGTGTAAATAACAACTCAAGGAAGCTTCCTCCTTACATTGCCTCCCTCACGGAACAACATCGAGGGTGCGCAAACCAGCATCATTTTACTACAAGGCTTtgtaaaaatgttgtcgtgtcaaaacaagtcaagactaCGGTAGCAATTTTCGATCAACAAAAGGagtcagttaccagcaataagaataactgaacaacctatactgctaacaaagaaaaagattaatcgtccgggttataaattttctaggtatttttgcgaaaaactggcagtcaaatctcgtactcgttttCGTCCTTGAATCCAAAGGTCCCTAATGATGTATAAAGATCAACGCTTGACTGACGTTCTGAAAGGGGTTGCAACCCCTGCTGAGAAACCTCAGCGCATCAATTGGCGACCTCAAAGACGTATTTgtatttagaaaaaaatgtaCTTCCAACGTGTTAAGTAGATCTCTTGGGCCCCCAGACTTCaaagtttctttcaaaatgggGTCACACTCCTTCCAGAAAAACTCCACACACCAATTGGCATCTTCTAAGTCTCGAAAATGTCTTTTAGCGTGTTGAATAGACCTTGTTTATACCTGCTGACTAAAAGTTCATTTAGcttttgaagtcaatttgtGCACACCACACAAATTTGAACGTTAATGAGACAGAATATCAACTAggggtttgttttttattttaccaaggTAGAAGTCGTTGTAAATGCCCAATAAAGGTTATGTAAAATGTTAATAATATTTTCCCTTGGTGTGCGTCTATATGGCAATTTTAATAACTAATTTAGCTGCTTGGCAGCCACCACAATATTGTAATTAACTATGTCATTCTATCTcacaaaaaatgaagaacaaaaAATAGTTCGTTTTACAAGATCATAAAAAATGTcaggagcccatctgatgggctcctgaaaATGTATAAAATTCGCACCAACAACATTGACAACAAAAGAGAAATACCTGAGAGCCAAAAATACGTATTCTGTACAACAATAATTAACGCGCCATAGGCGATCAATTCAATTTTCAGCGACAATTCAAAGGACTAGTTCAAATTAATGTAAAAACCTGGAATTGGGGCTTAGTTTCCGTACTACTGCCTCCATTTATGATAACCCCTCATTCACAGCTAATTACATTTGACGACTTTAAATATCTAAAATAATTGTATAATGATACTAGGCAAGTTTATATCTAAATTCTCTAAACTAGCAAAGTGGATGTTGGGTGCCTGACACATCTTGGAGCTTcaactattggcagccagctccaagatggagactgcaccgatggctggcaaatcctgacaacccagccatgagacCCCACGTCCCCGAGAAGAAGGCAGCCGTCATACTGATAAACAGTGGAAAGTAGAAAGGTGGAGAAAGAGGAAAATCACTTCATGCATCACACAGAATGCTCTAGCTCCCCCCACACCGATAAATAAACTCCAAAACCAAAAGCACGAGGAACCTGACGCATGTGTAAGAATCACAAAACTACTGATAACAATTGACCGCAGTCGCTCCTTGTAGTTAACTCGTGGAATTTCAGTTAACCTCATTTTAACTTCTCTAAATTAATGAGGTACGACAAATCTTCAAACTGATTCTTTCAATGAAACACGATCATAAGCTCTCAGCAAGTCAGCAACATCCTTTCGGCATGCTTTCTCTTCCACTACTCTTGCAAACTTCTCTACTGTGAGCTCTGGGTGACGAACAACAGTTGCCTCAATCATTGCTCTGGAGGGACCGCCGACAGATTTTTCAAACCCGGATCTTATTTCAAAAATGTCGAAGCCAAAATAGTTAGCTATGACttcataatgaccagctcctctGATGCGTGTGTCCAAACGTTGAAAGATCCTTTCCACAAAATCAGAAAGGTCGTTAGCAAGACTTACCAAAGGCTTGGAGGCTGAAAATAGAAGGAAATAAAACTGACAATGCAGAAATTCTATTAAATGGGTTT
This genomic stretch from Acropora muricata isolate sample 2 chromosome 5, ASM3666990v1, whole genome shotgun sequence harbors:
- the LOC136917572 gene encoding uncharacterized protein — encoded protein: MVEDPSWNYRDSDTYQGNQMVTEQGTYASKPLVSLANDLSDFVERIFQRLDTRIRGAGHYEVIANYFGFDIFEIRSGFEKSVGGPSRAMIEATVVRHPELTVEKFARVVEEKACRKDVADLLRAYDRVSLKESV
- the LOC136917508 gene encoding D-inositol 3-phosphate glycosyltransferase-like: MPPFLVNKVPDGFQCQEHNKTYGSNMLQVTILASEWESSNGGLSAMNKELAIQLAKLCCVKVTLFMPTGKCSDEHKKAAHSHGISILEAVRRPGLDELEWLIFPPDDLQIDVVVGHGVQLGHQAQFIRKSHKCKWVQFVHTDPEELGIFKCDENSVSTGEQKHNTEVELCHMADLVVGVGPKLAEVFRKYLRFCKKSVFEFTPGVFDDFANVQQVPDERRFYSILLFGLGDVEDFDLKGFDIAARSISVLPDTHLLFVGAPHGKQEEIAKRLFDFGIPKNRLRVRGYLELESLKRVFCEVDLVLMPSRTEGFGFTGLAALSAGLPVIASKNSGFGEALSRIKFGSSCVIDSEDPSVWTSAIKGILKKDRESRLDEVKAMRGSFVQRYSWSEQCEALLEKMFNIVNASKPLVSLVNDLSDFVERIFQRLDTRIRGAGHYEVVANYFGFDIFEIRSGFGSPSRAMIEAIVVRHPELTVERFARVVEEKARREDVADLLRAYDRVSLKESV